Proteins encoded within one genomic window of Geotalea daltonii FRC-32:
- a CDS encoding 4'-phosphopantetheinyl transferase family protein: MPLAHGEVHVCFYSLDVESAELQRLEQLLSADELARAKRTLNRTVRNRFIAGRGTLRRILARYLEKEPESVVFAEGEQGKPYLADRAEHQRLRFNLTHKHERAALAVSGGSELGIDLEELQETIPFCRMAERFFLSKESEELSSLPHEQQLAAFYRCWTRKEAYLKGLGTGLTRPANSFGVSLLPGQPPILDDLQYPELGRKWTLHDIGVPVGYCAALAMEGKPAALTCFPWT, translated from the coding sequence ATGCCCCTTGCCCATGGAGAAGTGCATGTCTGTTTTTATTCCCTGGATGTTGAAAGTGCGGAACTGCAGCGACTTGAGCAGCTGTTGTCTGCCGATGAGCTGGCACGGGCAAAACGGACCCTCAACCGGACGGTACGAAACAGGTTCATAGCCGGACGGGGGACTCTCCGCCGCATTCTCGCCCGATATCTGGAGAAAGAACCGGAGAGTGTGGTCTTTGCCGAAGGGGAACAGGGCAAACCGTATCTGGCCGACCGGGCTGAGCATCAAAGGCTCCGTTTCAACCTGACCCATAAGCATGAGCGGGCTGCTCTTGCCGTCAGCGGAGGCTCTGAGCTGGGAATAGACCTTGAAGAGCTGCAGGAGACCATTCCCTTTTGCAGGATGGCGGAACGTTTTTTTCTCTCAAAGGAAAGCGAGGAACTGTCGAGCCTGCCTCATGAACAGCAGCTGGCCGCTTTTTACCGCTGCTGGACCAGGAAAGAAGCCTATCTGAAAGGACTCGGCACCGGCCTGACCCGCCCGGCGAACAGTTTCGGCGTTTCTCTCCTCCCAGGCCAGCCACCAATCCTCGACGATCTACAGTATCCGGAGCTTGGCCGAAAATGGACTCTCCATGACATCGGCGTTCCGGTGGGCTACTGCGCAGCCCTGGCCATGGAAGGGAAGCCTGCTGCTTTAACCTGCTTTCCCTGGACCTGA
- a CDS encoding NAD-dependent epimerase/dehydratase family protein — protein sequence MKALVTGGGGFLGSAIVRLLMTRGDEVRSFSRSEYPELAQLGVEQVQGDLADQDCLMEAASGCDIIFHVAAQAGIWGDYAGYHRANVTGTENIIAACRENGIKHLVYTGSPSVIFDGRDVEGGDESLPYPVHFEANYPKTKALAEQMVLAANGPELATVSLRPHLIWGPGDNHLVPRIIARAKAGKLRRIGNRHCLVDTVYVDNAAQAHLLAADRLTHDSPIGGKSYFISNGQPIPLWEMVNAILDAAGLPPVTRTIPPQAAYAIGALCEQLWKFLPMKGEPPMTRFVAKELSTAHWFDISAARRDLGYQPEISIAEGLKRLKTWLSEREA from the coding sequence ATGAAAGCTCTTGTTACCGGCGGTGGCGGGTTTCTCGGCAGCGCCATTGTCCGGCTGCTTATGACCAGGGGCGATGAGGTACGCAGCTTCTCCCGCAGTGAATACCCGGAGCTTGCACAACTGGGGGTGGAACAGGTGCAGGGGGATCTGGCCGATCAGGACTGCTTGATGGAAGCGGCCTCAGGATGCGACATCATCTTCCATGTGGCGGCCCAGGCCGGCATCTGGGGAGATTACGCCGGCTATCACCGAGCCAACGTTACCGGCACGGAAAACATTATCGCCGCCTGCCGTGAGAACGGCATCAAGCACCTCGTCTACACCGGCTCTCCCAGCGTGATCTTTGACGGACGGGATGTGGAGGGGGGCGACGAGTCCCTCCCCTACCCGGTACATTTCGAAGCGAATTATCCGAAGACCAAGGCCCTTGCAGAGCAAATGGTCCTGGCGGCCAACGGCCCGGAGCTGGCTACCGTTTCTCTCCGGCCGCACCTGATCTGGGGGCCCGGGGACAATCACCTGGTGCCGCGGATCATCGCCCGCGCCAAAGCAGGCAAGCTGCGCCGCATCGGCAACCGCCACTGTCTGGTGGACACGGTCTACGTGGACAACGCCGCCCAGGCCCATCTGCTCGCCGCCGACCGCCTCACCCATGACAGCCCCATAGGGGGCAAGTCCTACTTCATTTCCAACGGCCAGCCGATCCCCCTCTGGGAGATGGTCAATGCCATCCTTGACGCCGCAGGACTGCCGCCGGTGACGCGAACCATCCCGCCACAGGCCGCCTATGCCATAGGAGCGCTCTGCGAGCAACTATGGAAATTCCTCCCCATGAAAGGCGAGCCCCCCATGACCCGCTTTGTCGCCAAAGAGCTTTCCACCGCCCACTGGTTCGACATTTCCGCCGCCCGTCGTGATCTGGGTTATCAGCCGGAAATAAGTATTGCCGAAGGGCTGAAACGCCTGAAAACCTGGCTCTCCGAAAGGGAGGCGTAA
- a CDS encoding NHL repeat-containing protein: protein MISCRYFSMALAMISLLPALSFAADMVKIKHLTTIYGDEKGVELKNPEGVACDASSLVVADSGNGRLVRYTLDGDSVKGGAELRPAQLANPVRVQLSAKGDIYALDAKSRRIVRISQAGAFQGYLDPQGVPAPAFIASAFKIDSEGRFYLLDIFAERVLVLDQGGKFLSQAPFPKGYGFMVDLAVDGKGTIYLADSTNGIIYAASGAAKEFAPLVNNLREYLSFPGYLTVDARGNILVVDQNGGALVSFGQDGSFLARQLGMGRKNGLLYYPGQICLGPSGSVFIADRDNSRIQLFEAVK from the coding sequence ATGATATCCTGCAGATATTTCTCCATGGCTCTGGCCATGATATCGCTCCTTCCAGCCCTGTCCTTTGCTGCTGATATGGTAAAGATCAAACATCTGACCACCATCTACGGCGACGAGAAAGGGGTGGAGCTGAAGAACCCGGAAGGGGTTGCGTGCGATGCTTCGTCACTGGTGGTTGCTGATTCGGGCAATGGCCGCCTGGTGCGCTATACGCTGGACGGGGACAGCGTCAAAGGGGGGGCGGAACTCAGGCCTGCCCAGTTGGCCAATCCGGTGCGGGTCCAGTTGTCCGCCAAGGGAGACATCTATGCCCTTGATGCCAAATCCCGACGCATCGTGCGCATCAGCCAGGCTGGCGCCTTCCAGGGCTATCTTGACCCTCAGGGTGTTCCAGCCCCTGCCTTTATCGCCTCTGCCTTTAAAATCGACAGCGAAGGGCGCTTCTATCTCCTGGACATCTTTGCCGAGCGCGTGCTGGTGCTGGACCAGGGGGGGAAATTCTTAAGCCAGGCGCCTTTCCCCAAAGGCTACGGGTTCATGGTCGATTTGGCGGTTGACGGCAAAGGAACCATTTATCTTGCCGACAGCACCAACGGCATTATCTATGCCGCTTCCGGTGCCGCCAAGGAATTTGCCCCATTGGTGAACAACCTGCGGGAGTACCTATCATTTCCGGGTTACCTTACCGTTGATGCACGGGGGAATATCCTGGTGGTCGACCAGAACGGCGGAGCCCTGGTGAGCTTCGGCCAGGATGGCTCTTTCCTTGCCAGGCAGTTGGGCATGGGGAGAAAAAACGGCCTGCTTTATTATCCGGGGCAGATATGTCTCGGACCTTCGGGGAGTGTCTTCATCGCCGACCGGGATAACAGCAGGATACAGTTGTTCGAAGCAGTCAAATAA
- a CDS encoding nuclease-related domain-containing protein, giving the protein MSKALLKQLAYSGIRLCIILYLAVLMANYLNGRNFSDYLGKTMIKVHAEARMGLNANLLSSLLLEGNHGKLQELLDRNYSIYALVITDCRTGEENCSGQNILFRTSPGLIPNKPIDATDLLNYPYIVLRRPSSSVLQLLQQMDGKAGHSGQIIGRVYSISTIPSFSEDYRQWLHDPFRDNELWRRYLATMTSCLMGGIFIWLLLELFLKIRRIELRNARQREAELVKDADTYVAQLEEKGRQIEDQQLRFSRQFETYIGRIRGLEQRLKDVVEYREAAESIIRDLEEENNRQSKLFEEQLDLTRVEKEQLQIEVEKYKKAVGRDKVEASKTLSSAIGTKTGTAFEQQVIRIVADSPQAKSGHWRVVSQFDVATGNRGSRFIDCIVISKDCLIVIEAKGYFGAIEAEGSVENSKWLCRGSGNQTVEVKGDWGENPYHQVRDYVMNLMNMVKGRLPQLPVYGLVVFPGKSDISGLESKIGRFYRITTADHLLSVLGQMEAEARRTNAFSKRPAPAEIEDVMRGK; this is encoded by the coding sequence ATGTCGAAGGCGTTGCTGAAACAGCTGGCATACAGCGGCATCAGGCTTTGCATCATCCTCTATCTTGCCGTTCTCATGGCCAATTACCTCAATGGCCGCAATTTTTCCGATTACCTTGGCAAAACCATGATCAAGGTCCATGCGGAAGCCCGAATGGGTCTGAATGCAAACCTCCTCTCAAGTCTTCTGCTGGAGGGAAACCATGGCAAGCTGCAGGAGCTCCTGGATCGCAATTACAGCATCTACGCCCTGGTGATAACCGACTGCAGGACCGGCGAGGAAAACTGCAGCGGGCAGAACATTCTCTTTCGGACAAGTCCCGGCTTGATTCCAAATAAGCCCATTGATGCAACAGACCTGCTCAACTATCCGTATATAGTGCTCCGCAGACCGTCCTCATCCGTTCTCCAGCTGCTGCAGCAGATGGACGGCAAAGCCGGACATAGTGGCCAGATCATTGGGCGCGTCTATTCCATCAGCACCATTCCTTCTTTCAGTGAAGACTACCGGCAATGGTTGCATGATCCCTTCCGGGATAACGAGCTGTGGCGGCGATATCTGGCAACCATGACCTCCTGTCTCATGGGGGGGATATTCATCTGGCTGCTCCTGGAGCTTTTCCTAAAGATCAGACGAATAGAGCTGCGCAATGCCCGGCAGCGTGAGGCTGAGTTGGTCAAGGATGCCGACACTTACGTAGCCCAGCTGGAGGAGAAGGGGCGTCAGATTGAGGATCAACAACTACGGTTCAGCAGGCAGTTTGAAACCTACATCGGACGTATCAGGGGGCTTGAGCAAAGGCTGAAGGATGTGGTGGAATACCGCGAGGCTGCCGAGAGCATCATCAGGGATCTGGAAGAGGAAAACAACCGGCAGTCCAAACTATTTGAAGAACAGCTTGACCTGACCAGGGTTGAAAAGGAACAGCTGCAGATAGAGGTGGAGAAATATAAAAAGGCGGTGGGGCGGGACAAGGTGGAGGCTTCCAAGACCCTTTCCAGCGCCATCGGTACAAAGACTGGCACAGCTTTCGAACAGCAGGTGATCAGGATCGTCGCCGACAGTCCCCAGGCCAAAAGCGGCCATTGGCGGGTGGTGAGTCAGTTCGACGTGGCAACGGGCAACAGGGGGAGCCGCTTTATCGACTGTATCGTCATCAGCAAGGACTGCCTGATTGTCATTGAGGCAAAGGGCTACTTCGGCGCCATTGAAGCGGAAGGCTCGGTGGAGAATTCCAAATGGCTCTGCCGGGGGAGCGGTAACCAAACAGTCGAAGTTAAAGGGGACTGGGGAGAAAACCCCTATCACCAGGTGCGTGACTATGTGATGAACCTGATGAACATGGTGAAGGGACGGTTGCCCCAATTGCCGGTGTACGGGCTGGTCGTCTTTCCCGGGAAAAGCGATATCTCGGGTCTTGAATCGAAAATAGGCAGGTTTTACCGGATCACCACAGCGGATCATCTCCTATCGGTCCTGGGGCAGATGGAGGCGGAGGCAAGGCGGACAAACGCCTTCAGCAAACGCCCGGCGCCGGCTGAGATAGAGGATGTGATGCGGGGGAAATAG
- a CDS encoding tetratricopeptide repeat protein, producing MKHNKLFAAVCLILCCTVVGTAGADFKTGLDAYQRKEYQTALKELKADGGADASYVLSVMYFRGEGVEPNKTEALKWLQRSAEKGLVRAQYNLGMMYDKGDGVARDMAAAAKWYRRAAEKGHAQSQFNLGLMYTNGEGVEKDKQEAMKWLRKAARQGHGKARKLLKVMSEK from the coding sequence ATGAAGCACAACAAACTGTTTGCCGCTGTTTGTCTTATCCTTTGCTGTACCGTTGTCGGGACGGCAGGTGCCGATTTCAAGACCGGCCTGGATGCCTACCAGAGAAAGGAATACCAGACCGCCCTGAAGGAGCTGAAGGCGGATGGCGGCGCCGATGCCAGCTATGTGCTGAGCGTCATGTACTTTCGGGGTGAAGGGGTTGAGCCGAACAAGACCGAGGCATTGAAATGGCTGCAGCGATCGGCGGAAAAAGGTCTGGTACGGGCCCAGTACAACCTGGGCATGATGTACGACAAGGGTGACGGCGTTGCCAGGGATATGGCTGCCGCTGCCAAATGGTACCGCAGGGCGGCGGAAAAGGGGCATGCCCAGTCACAGTTCAACTTGGGGCTCATGTACACCAACGGCGAAGGTGTGGAAAAGGACAAGCAGGAAGCGATGAAATGGCTGCGCAAGGCGGCCAGGCAGGGACATGGCAAGGCACGGAAACTGCTCAAGGTGATGAGCGAGAAGTAG
- a CDS encoding cytochrome c3 family protein yields MKYLSASAFCLLTLFFLGSATLSQGAQDNALKYKLKPGANGKLCLNCHNDFQEKLKKPVIHTPVKAGECTGCHSPHTSSHGKLLASDPKDICYSCHARLGQDTDKSVHRVVAEGQCVKCHDPHSAANKNNLLKAGNELCLDCHKDLAGMLVKIKFKHAPVAKGCLNCHDPHVSAKYGYLLKNDVPALCIGCHKTDRPLFAKQHMNYPVATARCTSCHDPHGSNNPGILFNAVHKPVANKQCNQCHGESGSATPLKTKRPGYELCKGCHNEMVNKTFGKKQMHWPLLSRDGCLTCHNPHAAPKKGLLKDNMIAVCGRCHKDTIKRQEQSLTKHPPIQDGDCMSCHDPHSSDNTFLTSQPSIIELCGTCHDWQKHSTHPIGEKFKDPRDKNITLQCLSCHRSHGTEYKHFIPFATPTELCTQCHEQFKR; encoded by the coding sequence ATGAAATATCTATCAGCATCGGCTTTCTGCCTGTTGACGCTCTTTTTCCTGGGATCGGCCACCCTATCGCAGGGAGCCCAGGACAATGCCCTGAAGTACAAGCTGAAACCGGGCGCCAACGGCAAGCTCTGCCTCAATTGCCACAATGATTTCCAGGAAAAGCTGAAAAAGCCGGTGATCCATACGCCGGTCAAAGCGGGTGAATGTACCGGCTGCCACAGTCCCCATACCTCATCCCATGGCAAGCTTCTGGCTTCGGATCCAAAGGATATCTGCTATTCCTGCCACGCAAGGCTTGGCCAGGACACCGACAAAAGTGTCCACAGGGTGGTTGCAGAGGGGCAATGCGTCAAGTGCCATGATCCCCATTCTGCAGCCAACAAGAACAATCTTCTCAAGGCTGGCAATGAACTGTGCCTGGATTGCCACAAGGATCTGGCCGGCATGCTGGTCAAGATAAAATTCAAGCACGCACCCGTGGCAAAGGGCTGTCTCAACTGCCACGATCCCCACGTTTCAGCCAAATACGGCTATCTGCTGAAAAACGATGTGCCGGCTCTGTGCATCGGCTGTCACAAGACCGACCGCCCCCTCTTTGCCAAACAGCATATGAACTACCCGGTGGCGACCGCCCGCTGCACCTCCTGTCATGACCCCCACGGTTCGAACAATCCTGGCATCTTGTTCAATGCCGTGCACAAGCCGGTGGCCAACAAGCAATGCAATCAGTGCCATGGGGAATCCGGCTCGGCCACTCCCCTTAAAACCAAACGGCCAGGTTATGAGCTGTGCAAGGGATGCCATAACGAGATGGTCAACAAGACCTTCGGTAAGAAACAGATGCACTGGCCGCTTTTGAGCAGGGATGGATGTCTTACCTGCCACAATCCCCATGCTGCACCGAAAAAGGGGCTGTTGAAAGACAATATGATCGCTGTCTGCGGCCGGTGCCACAAGGATACCATCAAGCGCCAGGAGCAGTCCCTGACCAAGCATCCGCCGATCCAGGACGGGGACTGCATGTCCTGTCATGATCCACATTCGTCGGACAACACGTTCCTTACCTCTCAGCCTTCGATCATCGAGTTATGCGGCACCTGCCATGACTGGCAGAAGCATTCCACCCATCCCATCGGGGAAAAGTTCAAGGACCCGCGGGACAAGAACATCACCTTGCAATGCCTGAGTTGCCACCGGTCCCACGGCACGGAATACAAGCACTTCATTCCGTTCGCCACACCAACGGAGCTGTGCACCCAGTGCCACGAACAATTCAAGAGGTGA